Proteins encoded together in one Pseudomonas sp. TCU-HL1 window:
- a CDS encoding MFS transporter: MTAQAKAKWLRFLILVLGGGTIYKLANLKDAFYVPMQEHMGLSHTEIGTLLSANAIIATALFVVGGFLADRFDTRKLIPLGLIGTGALGLYLATFPGYSQLLIVFSLFAICADCIYWPALLKAIRNLGDDTEQGRMFGFLEGGRGVVDTLVAFSALGVFVAMGSGEAGLKSAILFYSVIDIGAGLLTWFLLKESRKGPASTETIGLTGLLEAVRVPGIWLVSLNVFMVYIVYCGLTYFIPYLKDMYQLPVALVGAYGIINQYFLKVLGGPAGGFMADKGFQSPSRYLKWAFLALLPVMAVILTIPKGESFIYAGMAATLSFALIVFTMRGVFWAPMSEVGIPSRITGSAFGIGCLIGYAPGMFAYVIYGAILDHFPGEQGYTYVFGLMSVLAVIGFMVSSLLHRAVRTRIGSPSGEAVAQA; encoded by the coding sequence ATGACAGCACAGGCTAAGGCCAAGTGGCTCAGATTCCTGATCCTCGTCCTCGGCGGCGGCACCATCTACAAGCTCGCCAACCTGAAAGACGCCTTCTACGTGCCCATGCAGGAACACATGGGCCTGAGCCACACCGAGATCGGTACCCTGCTCAGCGCGAACGCCATCATCGCCACCGCCCTGTTCGTGGTCGGTGGTTTCCTGGCGGATCGCTTCGACACCCGCAAACTGATCCCGCTGGGCCTGATCGGCACCGGCGCGCTGGGTCTTTACCTGGCGACCTTCCCCGGCTACAGCCAGTTGCTGATTGTGTTCAGCCTGTTCGCCATCTGCGCCGACTGCATCTACTGGCCCGCATTGCTCAAGGCCATTCGCAACCTGGGCGACGATACCGAGCAAGGACGGATGTTCGGTTTCCTGGAAGGCGGCCGCGGCGTCGTCGATACCCTGGTGGCCTTCTCCGCCCTGGGCGTGTTCGTCGCCATGGGCTCCGGCGAAGCCGGCCTGAAGTCCGCCATCCTGTTCTACTCGGTGATCGATATCGGCGCCGGCCTGCTCACCTGGTTCTTGCTCAAGGAAAGCCGGAAAGGTCCCGCCAGCACAGAAACCATCGGCCTGACCGGCCTGCTGGAAGCCGTGCGAGTACCGGGCATCTGGCTGGTCAGCCTCAACGTCTTCATGGTCTACATCGTCTACTGCGGCCTGACCTACTTCATCCCCTACCTGAAGGACATGTACCAATTGCCGGTCGCGCTGGTCGGTGCCTACGGGATCATCAACCAGTATTTCCTCAAGGTGCTCGGCGGTCCGGCCGGTGGTTTCATGGCGGACAAAGGCTTCCAGAGCCCGAGCCGCTACCTGAAGTGGGCATTCCTGGCACTACTGCCAGTCATGGCGGTGATTCTCACGATTCCCAAAGGGGAAAGCTTCATCTATGCCGGGATGGCCGCCACCCTGTCGTTCGCGCTGATCGTCTTCACCATGCGTGGCGTGTTCTGGGCCCCCATGAGCGAGGTCGGCATTCCCTCGCGCATCACAGGCTCCGCCTTCGGCATCGGCTGCCTGATCGGCTACGCACCCGGCATGTTCGCGTATGTCATCTACGGCGCCATCCTCGACCACTTCCCGGGCGAGCAGGGCTACACCTATGTGTTCGGGCTCATGAGCGTGCTGGCGGTGATCGGTTTCATGGTCTCCAGCCTGCTGCACCGGGCAGTGCGTACACGCATCGGCAGCCCGTCAGGCGAGGCAGTGGCGCAGGCCTGA
- a CDS encoding sugar phosphate isomerase/epimerase family protein yields the protein MNAIQARFAALLRQNASSEAPPPLLTPDLATRLLERLDSLRLFAHGYPLLTNLTHGRLKPADLLDFAYRHELQGLSLHLLDGEENSLSRMSPEQLRAFADKARALELDVHLEISSTRREDVDQVVAVAQAIGTRNIRVYSRYEGHLSRVMALIETDLQYLGQLADQHDLHFDFEQHEELKSGEIAQLLRQAGNPRLNALFDFGNMINACEQPLPALQDLSPYIRQVHLKGVRIVPEQNGFGHYGVLHGSPEDDLPGARMLFELLMLGEHAPQVIAFILEQENHYIAPSFRQSDEAQDPFIPYREMSETALPPGYTADRMMADEHRWANNQIRHVRGLLTELRVLAELTLTEAGQSCA from the coding sequence ATGAACGCTATCCAAGCACGCTTTGCCGCGCTGCTGCGCCAGAACGCCAGCAGTGAAGCCCCGCCCCCCCTGCTCACGCCCGACCTCGCCACCCGCCTGCTGGAACGCCTCGACAGCCTTCGTCTGTTCGCCCACGGCTACCCGCTACTGACCAACCTGACCCACGGCCGGCTCAAGCCCGCGGACCTGCTGGATTTCGCCTACCGCCACGAGCTGCAGGGCCTGAGCCTGCACCTGCTGGACGGCGAGGAAAACAGCCTGTCGCGGATGAGCCCGGAGCAACTCCGCGCCTTCGCCGACAAGGCCCGCGCCCTGGAACTGGACGTGCACCTGGAAATCAGCAGCACGCGCCGTGAAGACGTCGACCAGGTGGTGGCCGTCGCCCAGGCGATAGGCACTCGCAACATCCGCGTCTACTCGCGCTATGAAGGTCATCTTTCGCGGGTGATGGCGCTGATCGAGACGGACCTCCAGTACCTCGGCCAACTGGCCGACCAGCACGACCTGCACTTCGACTTCGAGCAGCACGAGGAGCTCAAGAGCGGCGAAATTGCGCAACTGCTGCGCCAGGCCGGCAACCCGCGCCTGAACGCACTGTTCGACTTCGGCAACATGATCAATGCCTGCGAGCAACCGCTACCCGCGCTGCAGGACCTTTCCCCGTACATCCGCCAGGTACACCTCAAGGGTGTACGCATCGTCCCCGAACAGAACGGCTTCGGCCATTACGGCGTCCTCCACGGCAGCCCGGAAGATGACCTGCCCGGCGCGCGGATGTTGTTCGAACTGTTGATGCTCGGCGAGCACGCGCCCCAGGTGATCGCCTTCATCCTGGAGCAGGAAAACCACTACATCGCCCCGTCGTTCCGCCAGTCGGACGAGGCGCAAGACCCGTTCATTCCCTACCGGGAGATGAGCGAAACCGCCCTGCCGCCCGGCTACACCGCCGACCGCATGATGGCCGACGAACACCGTTGGGCGAACAACCAGATCCGGCATGTCCGCGGGCTGCTCACCGAGCTGCGCGTGCTGGCGGAACTCACGCTGACCGAGGCCGGCCAATCCTGCGCCTGA
- a CDS encoding PLP-dependent aminotransferase family protein — MKSPRGMLLTGIELDRASAVPLYRQLYLQVRKQILSGRLPGGTRLPSTRTLCKELELSRITILNAFDQLTAEGFLAPRTGAGTYVGDEWERRDARADEPRKPPRLSSLSQSVHSLRSELFGGVSYATWAPECPTSFLPSHPAYDAFPLPVWKRLMNRHLRHPTKALLGYGELKGLLRLREAIVEYVFDARGIECSVDQVVVVSGAQQAFNLLGMLLLDPQDGVWMEDPGHIAARIAFQAQGCRLVPLRIDDQGLDVQQGLRDCPDARLAFTTPSRQHPLGTTMSYARRLELIEWAGRGHGWIVEDDCDSEFRYVGRPLPALFAMDQWQKVIYVGTFSKVLYPSLRLGYVILPEALVEPFCAIRAVMDRSPSTLHQATTADFIVEGHFLGHIRRMRALYQARQARLLEQLQHRLGGFMRVAPVEAGLHLIGWLDEAEDDNAVAQGLARHQIYTYGLGDYCIKRYLPPGLLMGFAGTPEEQAAEKVEALARALEQLGHRL; from the coding sequence ATGAAGTCCCCCCGCGGCATGCTGTTGACAGGAATCGAGCTGGACCGCGCCAGCGCCGTGCCCCTCTACCGCCAGCTCTACCTGCAGGTGCGCAAGCAGATCCTCAGCGGCCGGCTGCCAGGCGGCACGCGGCTGCCCTCGACCCGCACGCTCTGCAAGGAACTCGAACTGTCGCGGATCACGATCCTCAACGCCTTCGACCAACTGACCGCCGAAGGCTTCCTGGCACCGCGCACCGGCGCCGGAACCTATGTCGGCGACGAATGGGAACGCCGTGATGCCCGCGCCGACGAGCCGCGCAAGCCACCGCGCCTGTCGAGCCTGAGTCAATCGGTGCATTCCCTGCGCAGCGAGCTTTTCGGCGGCGTGTCCTACGCCACCTGGGCCCCCGAGTGCCCGACCTCCTTCCTGCCCAGCCACCCGGCCTACGACGCCTTCCCGCTGCCGGTGTGGAAGCGCCTGATGAACCGCCATCTCCGTCACCCCACCAAGGCCCTGCTTGGCTACGGCGAACTAAAGGGCCTGCTGCGCCTGCGCGAAGCCATCGTCGAATACGTCTTCGACGCCCGCGGCATAGAGTGCAGCGTGGATCAGGTGGTCGTGGTATCCGGCGCCCAGCAGGCCTTCAACCTGCTCGGCATGCTGCTGCTCGACCCACAAGACGGCGTGTGGATGGAAGACCCCGGCCACATCGCCGCGCGCATCGCCTTCCAGGCACAGGGCTGCCGACTGGTTCCGCTGCGCATCGACGACCAGGGCCTGGACGTGCAGCAGGGCCTGCGCGACTGTCCGGACGCCCGCCTCGCCTTCACCACGCCCTCGCGCCAGCATCCCCTCGGCACCACCATGAGCTACGCCCGGCGCCTGGAACTGATCGAATGGGCCGGCCGTGGCCACGGATGGATAGTGGAAGACGATTGCGACAGCGAGTTCCGCTACGTCGGCCGCCCTCTACCGGCGCTGTTCGCCATGGATCAATGGCAGAAGGTCATTTACGTCGGCACCTTCAGCAAAGTGCTCTATCCCTCGCTGCGCCTGGGCTACGTGATCCTGCCCGAGGCCCTGGTGGAGCCCTTCTGTGCCATCCGTGCGGTGATGGATCGCAGCCCCTCCACGCTGCACCAGGCAACCACCGCCGACTTCATCGTCGAGGGCCACTTCCTCGGCCATATCCGCCGCATGCGTGCGCTTTACCAGGCACGCCAGGCACGCCTGCTCGAACAATTGCAGCACCGTCTGGGCGGGTTCATGCGGGTCGCCCCCGTGGAAGCAGGCCTGCATCTGATCGGCTGGCTGGATGAAGCCGAGGACGACAACGCCGTGGCACAGGGCCTGGCCCGGCATCAGATCTACACCTATGGCCTGGGCGACTACTGCATCAAGCGTTATCTGCCACCGGGATTGCTGATGGGCTTTGCCGGTACGCCCGAAGAGCAGGCCGCCGAGAAAGTCGAGGCGCTGGCAAGAGCCCTGGAACAACTCGGGCATCGCCTGTAG
- a CDS encoding LysR family transcriptional regulator: MDLSIRHIEVFRAVMTAGSVTGAARLLFTSQPTVSRELARFEHLLGFRLFDREGGRLSPTVQGLALFDEVQRSYAGLERIVGAAQAIRRFDQGQLAITGLPVFAQTLLPAFCQAFIERHPGVQLAISAQESPLLEESLSGQRHDLGLSETDLLPRGTRGSTLFAADMVCVLPEGHELLAKAELALADFHGQPFISLAGLDIYRQSLDAHFLAAGVERRMVVETSTAASVCAMVRQGLGLAIVNPLSALDEAGRGLQMRRLQTSIPFRVQLIRPEYRPSSVLVDTATEVLHEQAQARLRALEARLGRLD; encoded by the coding sequence ATGGACCTTTCCATCCGCCATATCGAAGTCTTCCGCGCAGTGATGACCGCCGGCAGCGTCACGGGCGCCGCGCGCCTGCTGTTCACCTCGCAACCCACCGTGAGCCGCGAGCTGGCGCGTTTCGAGCACCTACTGGGGTTCCGCCTGTTCGACCGCGAGGGTGGTCGCCTGTCCCCCACCGTGCAGGGCCTGGCGCTGTTCGACGAGGTGCAGCGTTCCTATGCCGGCCTGGAGCGCATCGTGGGGGCCGCGCAGGCGATCCGCCGCTTCGACCAGGGCCAACTGGCCATCACCGGCCTGCCGGTGTTCGCCCAGACGCTGCTGCCCGCGTTCTGCCAGGCCTTTATCGAACGCCACCCCGGCGTGCAACTGGCCATCAGCGCTCAGGAGTCCCCCCTGCTGGAAGAGTCCCTGAGCGGTCAGCGGCATGACCTGGGGCTCTCGGAAACCGACCTGCTGCCCCGCGGCACCCGAGGCTCGACCTTATTCGCGGCGGATATGGTCTGCGTGCTGCCCGAAGGCCACGAACTGCTGGCCAAGGCCGAACTGGCGCTGGCGGATTTCCATGGCCAGCCCTTCATCAGCCTGGCCGGCCTGGATATCTACCGGCAGAGCCTGGACGCCCACTTCCTCGCCGCCGGGGTGGAACGCCGGATGGTGGTGGAAACCAGCACCGCTGCCTCGGTCTGCGCCATGGTCCGCCAGGGCCTGGGCCTGGCCATCGTCAACCCGCTGAGCGCCCTGGACGAGGCCGGTCGGGGGTTGCAGATGCGGCGGTTGCAGACCTCGATTCCGTTCCGGGTCCAACTGATCCGGCCCGAGTACCGGCCGTCGTCCGTGCTGGTGGACACCGCCACAGAGGTTCTCCATGAGCAGGCGCAAGCGCGGCTCAGAGCGCTGGAAGCAAGACTGGGACGTTTGGACTGA
- the lysA gene encoding diaminopimelate decarboxylase, whose translation MRPNIPAATLANLAREHGTPLWCYDAAVIRERIAQLKGFDVIRFAQKACSNLSILRLMREEGVQVDAVSLGEIERALLAGYSPKGEPAGVVLTCDLLDRATLRRAVELGIEVNVGSIDMLTQLGQASPGHRVWLRINPGFGHGHSQKTNTGGENSKHGIWHSQLGAAMAVIRDYGLVLVGLHMHIGSGVDYSHLEEVCGAMVGAVRELGCDLEAISAGGGLSIPYRQGDPVVDIPRYAELWNQARRDIEGIVKHPVRLELEPGRFLVAESGCLLSEVRAVKDVGGNHFILVDAGFNDLMRPSMYGSFHDMSLLDDAGNPVTAPPRQTVVAGPLCESGDVFTQHDGGLVAPRALPTAQVGNLLLIHDTGAYGASMSSNYNSRPLLPEVLVDGDDVRLIRRRQPLADLLALEL comes from the coding sequence ATGCGCCCGAACATTCCCGCCGCCACCCTCGCCAACCTCGCCCGTGAACACGGCACCCCGCTCTGGTGTTACGACGCCGCGGTGATCCGCGAACGCATCGCCCAGCTCAAGGGCTTCGACGTGATCCGCTTCGCCCAGAAGGCCTGCTCCAACCTGAGCATCCTGCGCCTGATGCGCGAGGAGGGCGTGCAGGTGGACGCGGTGTCCCTCGGTGAAATCGAGCGCGCGCTGCTGGCCGGTTACTCGCCCAAGGGCGAACCGGCTGGCGTGGTGCTGACCTGCGACCTGCTCGACCGCGCCACCCTCAGGCGCGCCGTTGAATTGGGCATCGAGGTCAACGTCGGCTCCATCGACATGCTCACCCAGCTCGGCCAGGCAAGCCCCGGCCACCGCGTCTGGCTGCGCATCAACCCCGGCTTCGGCCATGGCCACAGCCAGAAGACCAACACGGGCGGCGAGAACAGCAAGCACGGTATCTGGCACAGCCAGTTGGGCGCCGCCATGGCGGTGATCCGCGACTACGGCCTGGTGCTGGTGGGCCTGCACATGCACATCGGCTCCGGCGTGGATTACAGCCACCTGGAAGAAGTCTGCGGCGCCATGGTCGGCGCGGTGCGTGAACTGGGCTGCGACCTGGAAGCCATCTCCGCCGGCGGCGGCCTGTCCATTCCCTACCGCCAGGGCGACCCGGTGGTGGATATCCCGCGCTACGCGGAACTGTGGAACCAGGCCCGCCGCGATATCGAAGGCATCGTGAAACACCCAGTGCGCCTGGAACTGGAGCCGGGCCGCTTCCTGGTGGCCGAGTCCGGCTGTCTGCTCAGTGAAGTGCGCGCGGTGAAGGATGTGGGCGGCAACCACTTCATCCTGGTGGATGCCGGTTTCAACGACCTGATGCGTCCGTCCATGTATGGCAGCTTCCATGACATGAGCTTGCTGGATGACGCCGGCAACCCGGTCACCGCCCCGCCCCGCCAGACGGTAGTGGCTGGCCCGCTGTGCGAGTCCGGTGACGTCTTCACCCAGCACGACGGTGGCCTGGTGGCACCGCGTGCGCTGCCGACGGCCCAGGTCGGCAACCTGCTGCTGATCCATGACACCGGCGCCTACGGTGCCTCCATGTCGTCCAACTACAACAGCCGCCCGTTGCTGCCGGAAGTGCTGGTGGATGGCGATGATGTCCGCCTGATCCGCCGCCGCCAGCCCCTGGCCGACCTGCTGGCGCTGGAGCTGTAG
- the zapE gene encoding cell division protein ZapE yields MNFDSPLLAYRHALEQGGFLPDPAQRHAVDCLQACHEALHQAGQVTGVYLWGPVGRGKTWLMDRFHQSLRVPARRQHFHHFMRWVHQRLFQLTGTPDPLQALARELGRDVRVLCFDELFVNDIGDAMLLGRLLRAMFEEGVAMVATSNQPPQQLYADGFNRERFVPAIEAIERHMQVVAVDGGQDHRLHPGTAHQRYWVAEPGRLSALAEVFNRLAAGQGASSEPVELGHRLVPVVRQCESAAWFRYADLCEQALAALDFIALCDRFPAILLGDVPNLSAARREGRIARGTEDGAERVAAGDRELPQLSVHDDGVRRFIALVDECYDRRVPLYLEAAVDMNHLYTEGYLEFPFRRTLSRLKEMQLARF; encoded by the coding sequence ATGAACTTCGATTCCCCACTCCTCGCGTACCGCCATGCCCTGGAGCAGGGTGGTTTCCTGCCGGACCCGGCCCAGCGCCACGCCGTCGACTGCCTGCAGGCCTGCCATGAGGCCCTGCACCAGGCCGGCCAGGTTACCGGTGTCTATCTCTGGGGGCCGGTAGGGCGCGGCAAGACCTGGCTGATGGACCGCTTTCACCAGAGCCTCAGGGTTCCGGCGCGGCGTCAGCATTTCCATCACTTCATGCGCTGGGTGCACCAGCGCCTGTTCCAGCTCACCGGCACGCCGGACCCGCTGCAGGCCCTGGCCCGTGAGCTGGGTCGGGATGTGCGGGTGCTGTGTTTCGATGAGCTGTTCGTCAACGATATCGGCGATGCCATGCTGCTCGGCCGCCTGTTGCGGGCGATGTTCGAGGAAGGCGTGGCCATGGTCGCCACCTCCAACCAGCCGCCGCAGCAGCTTTATGCTGATGGTTTCAACCGCGAGCGCTTCGTGCCGGCCATCGAGGCCATCGAGCGGCACATGCAGGTGGTCGCGGTGGATGGCGGCCAGGACCACCGGTTGCACCCCGGTACGGCTCATCAGCGCTACTGGGTGGCTGAACCGGGCCGGCTCAGTGCGCTTGCCGAGGTGTTCAATCGTCTGGCGGCGGGGCAGGGGGCATCCAGTGAGCCGGTGGAGCTGGGTCATCGCCTGGTGCCAGTGGTTCGCCAGTGCGAATCCGCAGCCTGGTTCCGCTATGCCGATCTTTGCGAACAGGCGTTGGCGGCGCTGGACTTCATTGCCCTGTGCGACCGCTTCCCGGCCATCCTCCTCGGCGATGTGCCCAACCTCAGCGCCGCCCGGCGCGAAGGACGTATCGCCCGTGGCACCGAAGACGGTGCCGAGCGGGTGGCGGCCGGGGACCGCGAGTTGCCGCAGCTTTCAGTGCATGACGACGGCGTGCGCCGTTTCATCGCCTTGGTGGACGAATGTTACGACCGCCGGGTGCCGCTTTACCTAGAGGCGGCTGTGGACATGAACCACCTCTATACCGAGGGCTATCTGGAGTTCCCCTTCCGCCGCACCCTGAGCCGGCTGAAGGAGATGCAGCTGGCGCGGTTCTGA
- a CDS encoding GlcG/HbpS family heme-binding protein, with protein sequence MKPLQFLALGSLAACLTAQAEVASEKNMTLKIASEIANATVQACTAKGYNVTAAVVDRAGDVRAILRTDKAGPHTLDSARRKAYTAASTKRSTSEMLENVQKNPAAQYLPMIDGFLVVGGGIPVKVGDEVIGAVGVGGAPGGHLDDQCATAGIEAVKDQLK encoded by the coding sequence ATGAAACCACTCCAGTTCCTCGCCCTGGGCAGCCTCGCTGCCTGCCTGACAGCCCAAGCCGAAGTCGCCAGCGAAAAGAACATGACCCTCAAGATCGCCAGCGAGATTGCCAATGCCACGGTGCAGGCCTGCACCGCCAAGGGCTACAACGTCACGGCCGCCGTGGTGGATCGCGCCGGCGATGTGCGCGCCATCCTCCGCACGGACAAGGCCGGCCCGCATACCCTCGACTCCGCCCGGCGCAAGGCCTACACCGCCGCCTCCACCAAGCGCAGCACCAGCGAGATGCTGGAGAACGTGCAGAAGAACCCTGCGGCCCAATACCTGCCGATGATCGACGGTTTCCTGGTCGTGGGCGGCGGCATACCGGTGAAGGTAGGCGACGAGGTGATCGGCGCCGTGGGCGTGGGTGGTGCGCCGGGCGGACACCTGGACGACCAGTGCGCTACCGCCGGCATCGAAGCGGTGAAGGATCAGCTCAAGTAG
- a CDS encoding AMP-binding protein gives MLAHAPSTVYELLQASSARYPERTALTFIHSLGTEIGEQNFSYAAFFAQLNRSARLLLDLAGTRKPVITLLLPNIPQSQCLLWAAASIGIANPINPLLNEEALASLMEKAGTDLVVALGPAEGSDLWQRALGAALRLPNLPKCVSVLTQAGEFHYDSLLENYDDDALELALLPRPEDIAAYFHTGGTTGLPKLARQTHANQVAAAYAYRARMAAGPEDVALNGLPIFHVAGALVNSLGGLANGLRMLLPTLGGFRNPEVVRQHWRLVEHYRITLSGGIPTSVAAMLEVPIGGHDIGSLRYMLSGGAPVPAALCEKVKALTGLELYQAYGMTECTGVIALPNLEKPAIPGSAGHVAAPIEVKIDGGEICVRGPTVFAGYLGQDVPPLEDGWLRSGDLGHLDADGNLFITGRAKDLIIRSGHNIDPALIENCLESHPAVSLAAAVGMPDEYAGELPVVFVQLRQGQTASVDELQQYAFDHIAERPACPKRVFLVDALPVTVVGKIFKQRLREMAAASLYGERVGELCPDVHCAVSQGADGGLWISLTGVPAEQRDFCLERAAALGLRVRAVLSPPACA, from the coding sequence ATGCTTGCCCACGCTCCCAGCACTGTCTACGAACTGCTGCAGGCCTCGTCGGCCCGTTACCCGGAACGGACCGCCCTGACCTTTATCCACAGCCTGGGCACGGAAATCGGCGAGCAGAACTTCAGCTACGCGGCGTTCTTCGCGCAACTCAACCGCAGCGCACGCCTGCTGCTGGACCTTGCGGGCACGCGCAAGCCGGTGATTACCCTGTTGCTGCCGAACATTCCGCAGAGCCAGTGCCTGCTCTGGGCGGCCGCCAGTATTGGTATCGCCAACCCGATCAATCCGCTGTTGAACGAAGAGGCCCTGGCCAGCCTGATGGAAAAGGCCGGTACCGACCTGGTGGTAGCCCTTGGACCGGCGGAGGGTTCCGACCTGTGGCAGCGGGCGCTGGGTGCCGCGCTGCGTCTACCCAACCTGCCGAAGTGCGTTTCCGTACTCACCCAGGCGGGCGAATTCCACTACGACAGCCTGCTGGAGAACTACGACGATGACGCCCTGGAGCTGGCATTGCTGCCCCGGCCGGAGGACATCGCCGCCTACTTCCACACCGGCGGTACGACCGGATTGCCCAAGCTGGCCCGGCAGACCCACGCCAACCAGGTGGCCGCTGCCTATGCCTATCGTGCGCGGATGGCGGCCGGCCCGGAGGATGTCGCGCTGAACGGTCTGCCGATCTTCCACGTGGCCGGCGCCCTGGTGAACAGCCTGGGTGGTCTGGCCAATGGGTTGCGCATGCTGTTGCCGACCCTCGGCGGCTTCCGCAATCCGGAAGTGGTTCGCCAGCACTGGCGCCTGGTGGAGCACTACCGCATTACCCTGAGCGGCGGCATTCCCACCTCCGTGGCGGCGATGCTTGAGGTGCCCATCGGCGGGCACGATATCGGCAGCCTGCGTTACATGCTGTCCGGTGGAGCACCGGTGCCGGCGGCGCTCTGCGAAAAGGTGAAAGCGCTGACCGGACTGGAGCTCTACCAGGCCTACGGCATGACCGAATGCACGGGCGTGATTGCCTTGCCGAACCTGGAGAAGCCGGCGATCCCCGGTAGCGCCGGACATGTGGCTGCGCCCATCGAAGTGAAGATCGACGGCGGGGAAATCTGCGTGCGTGGCCCCACCGTCTTCGCCGGTTATCTGGGGCAGGACGTTCCGCCCCTGGAGGATGGCTGGCTACGCAGCGGCGACCTCGGGCACCTGGACGCGGACGGCAACCTCTTCATCACCGGGCGCGCCAAGGACCTGATCATTCGCAGCGGCCACAACATCGACCCGGCGCTGATCGAAAATTGCCTCGAGAGCCACCCGGCGGTGTCGCTTGCCGCCGCAGTGGGCATGCCGGACGAATACGCCGGCGAGCTTCCGGTGGTCTTCGTGCAGCTCCGTCAGGGACAGACGGCCAGCGTTGACGAGTTGCAGCAGTACGCGTTCGACCATATCGCCGAGCGCCCGGCCTGCCCGAAGCGGGTGTTCCTGGTCGACGCCCTGCCGGTGACGGTGGTGGGCAAGATCTTCAAGCAGCGTCTGCGGGAGATGGCGGCGGCCAGCCTGTATGGCGAACGGGTCGGCGAGCTGTGCCCCGACGTGCATTGTGCGGTGAGCCAGGGGGCCGACGGCGGCTTGTGGATAAGCCTGACGGGCGTGCCCGCCGAGCAGCGGGACTTCTGCCTGGAGCGTGCTGCGGCGCTGGGGCTGCGGGTGCGCGCCGTTCTCAGCCCGCCCGCTTGCGCTTGA
- a CDS encoding Crp/Fnr family transcriptional regulator, with product MIPAEIQAQLQDIFTAHGMTDPALQECLTQLLKLRDYERDQLIIRAGERPTHFYAILSGVARYYYLSPEGRQWNKTFFREGQLIGSLSAHLKQQPCTYNIAAVEKCRVASLPLAILVQQGERFPQLLQMQDQVIRQIMLRNEDREALLLTRNSEQRYQWLLEHEPWLLDRVPQYQLASYLGMDPVSFSRVKRKRAG from the coding sequence ATGATCCCCGCCGAAATCCAGGCCCAGTTGCAGGACATCTTCACCGCCCACGGCATGACCGACCCGGCGCTACAGGAATGCCTGACGCAGCTACTCAAGCTGCGCGACTACGAGCGCGACCAACTGATTATCCGCGCGGGTGAACGTCCAACCCACTTCTACGCCATCCTCTCGGGCGTCGCGCGCTACTACTACCTGTCCCCCGAAGGCCGGCAGTGGAACAAGACCTTCTTCCGCGAGGGCCAGTTGATCGGCTCCCTCAGCGCCCACCTCAAGCAGCAACCCTGCACCTACAACATCGCGGCAGTGGAGAAATGCCGCGTCGCCAGCCTGCCCCTGGCCATCCTCGTCCAGCAGGGCGAGCGCTTCCCCCAACTCCTGCAGATGCAGGACCAGGTCATCCGCCAGATCATGCTGCGCAACGAAGACCGTGAAGCGCTGCTGCTGACCCGCAACAGCGAGCAGCGCTACCAGTGGCTGCTGGAGCACGAACCCTGGCTGCTGGACCGGGTGCCCCAGTACCAGTTGGCCAGCTACCTGGGCATGGACCCGGTTTCGTTCTCGCGGGTCAAGCGCAAGCGGGCGGGCTGA